In Lepisosteus oculatus isolate fLepOcu1 chromosome 29, fLepOcu1.hap2, whole genome shotgun sequence, the genomic window CGCCTACTCCAAGTCAGGGCAGGTACAGTAGCTGGagctttcattgttttttttttaatatatgttcCTGATGTCACCATGTCAATTAGGGAGGGTGAAAAAGTGGGGAACTGGCGGAGATGTTGGGTGACGGGGCAGTGGGGTTAAGGAGACAAATACCCCTGATTCTCTCTGTTAAAGTGATGCTGGACCAATCTTACAACAGCACACACTGTGGCCTTTCATGCTGCACCAGTAGTAGGGGAATCCCTTCCCCAAAAGATTCACTTTAATCGCCAGCACACGTCTCTTGCTACAGCCAGATCCTTAATGAAGTGATTAGCAAGCAGGATCTAAAATATGAAGGTGCCTATACCTGTATGTACTGCGCATTAACCTTTGTATATTAGAATGTAACATTTGTACTTGTATATTAAGACAAGATGTTGGCTGGCAGCAGCGGCAGTCTGAACAGGCTGTGGCGTGTGACTCTGGAAGGTTTTGAAATGGGTTTACAGCAGCACCAGTCCTTTGCCATTCTTGCTTGTTCCAGTACTTGAAGGTCAGGAAGCACAGACGAGTGACCTCTCTTCCTGGACCTCCTCTAGGTTGATTCAGagctggctcctctccagagtGTCTTTGAGAGCTACAACGGCAGCAGCCAAGACCCTGCTGACCATGCTGTGGATTCACTCCAGAAGGAGGTAGTCATTGGGTGGGAGCTGTTTATTTTAGAGCTCACTTCCTTTATTTGTGGCcaaattacttgtttttcacaaCCACGATAGAGTAACAATCTAAAGACTTTTCCCTACCTCACACAAACACCCCTCCGTGTTCCTGCTAGAGGGAGCCTAAAATACAGACAGATGGCTACAGTGGGAACCCCCTGCAACAGGGCTTTGACTGCTGTAGCAGCCCTCAACAGTCTGGTTTGTAAATGTGCAGTTTCATCATACAGCATCATGTTGGATTGCAACAGGTTACATTTTTATCATACTTGAATATTCAATGTATTCCATGTAGTCAGAATGTGCTCATCAGGATGCACAGATGCTGTTTGCTGCTTTCAGTGCAGTGTAGGGGAGTGGTGTCCTTGCACGGGACTGGACCTTGTTCTGAGCTGCCTGTAGGCTAGTCCAGTATTTGCAGGGCTGGTTCCAGTTAAAAGGTGCGGCGAGCGGAGCAGACGCTAACGCCCGGCCGCGCTCTGTCTGCAGCTGCGCTGCTGCGGGGTGCGGGGATTCCAGGACTGGCTGGCGACTCCCTGGTTTAACCACAGCGGCTCCCTTCAGGTTCCTCTGAGCTGCTGCAACTCCACCTCCCACAACTGCAGCGGCAGCGTCCACCAGCCGGAGCTCCTGTACCCCCAGGTACTGCCCCCTGCGGGACCCGGGAGACCCCGGGACTCTGCTGGGGTAATCTTTGACTAATTATCCAGCGCAAGGGGAGTGTGCGCTAGGGGCTCCTGTTTCGATGTCCTGTGAGCTGCCTGTATTGATACCACCGCATCCCACTACATTCTCACTTGGTTTACTGTGGGGGAGCTCTAGCTCTGTTAGCACTGCTACACATGTCAAACTACTTGTCATTCTTATGAGATGACCATCAAAGATCCAAGATTATGATTTGAAAATGCTTTGACACAGTTAATTGTGCAAAACAAGTGTTATTTGGCAGTTGTAGCTCCAGTTCATTTATTCTTGATTAATAAATCTACTTTAAAACTGATCTGACAGAAGGATTTATAGCTTTGTAGTTCAGTAGCAGGAATCGCCAAACCAGATCCATTCCAGCTGGAAAAGGTAACCATTAAAAGATATAGAACAATTTCTAGTTGGTTAaactaaataattaaaactaatGATTTAGAGatgattgaaaacaaaaatctgaatATCTTTCAGCCCTGGAGGGACTAGAGTTCCCTtgagtttttattatttgaccATTAATTTGCAAATGTCCCCAGTCATGTGAAATGGGAGCTTTATAGTAACCTATAAATTGTATTGGATTGGGGCTCTGCTGGACCAAGGCTAAAGACTCTTgttctttcctgttttttcaGGGTTGCCAGGAGAAACTTAAAGATGCTTTGACCTTTATTCTGCAAGTAACCCTCATCTCTGCTGCTGTGATAGCTATAATTCAGGTCAGTACTAATGAAACTTAAGGAGTGCAGTGCAAAACTATATGAATTCTTGTAGCATCCCAATGTTGTCTAGTTCAGGATTTTCTAACACGAAGCCTAAAGGGCTTCTGAAATTCCAGGTTCCCGTTCTTTCTGTCACATCTAGAATACTCACATGTCCTACCTGGTTTAAGAATTTAGAACTTGACTATTAAAACTGTGTAGATATTTAACAAGCAGTAAGGTATGTATCTAGAATGGTTAAGTGGTGTCCATTTACATTATCTTCTAGATTGATTTCTGAGATCATTTTTGCtattataatgtttaaaagCGTCACCAAGTGAACCTTTCTTGTTTAGCCACTTTGACCTGGTGTGTTTGGGATGCTGTATTTGCATTGTTTTAGCTGTATAAAATGAAAGCCCGTCTCGGCTAGCATGAGAGAAATGAAGCCGCAGTTTCAGTATTAATTAACTCTTTGTAAAGTATTTCAAGCCTACAGTACTTTTGACTTTTGCCACAGCCCTCATTAAGACAAGCAAACTGAATTTATATGGATGTCCTAACAATTCAAATTCCCTTGTACTAAAGATCCTGAAACAAAGTCTCATCTGCTATCAAAACTGAAGAAATTCAGTTCTTTTAACCTCGTATGATGCTCCATTTTGGTCTGGTTTCTGCTTCTTAAGCTCTTTTTGGGGCATTTATGTCCTTTTTATAGTGTTGCAACCAACACTATACATACTGAGGTCAATGCAGTATACACAGCTCTACACTATGTACCCTAACATGACTGACTTTATTTATACTCTCTGCCCAGCTCTTTCCAAACACCTTCGACTGCTCCTTTATAAATGTCTTTCAGGTGTGGCAGATTGCTGTGTTAGGGGGTGCAATGACAGTGCAAGGCCACTAGAGGAGGCCATTGAGACAGGATGTGTATGTAAATAGCATACAAGTATGCAGTTGTTCACTGGGTGTATTAAGGTGTTGCAGTGTGAGACTTCAGACTGGAATAGTGTAGGCTGGAGAAGTGGTGGTAGCTTTTCTCCAGATTAGCCTCGAGATCAAAATCCTGGAACTGTCCTGTATTTTGGATTTACAGTACTTCTTTGTTAGGAGTTTTTATCTGCAAAGACACCTGAACTCTGCTACCTCATCTGGGGACCTCAAAGGATATATCCATTGTTAACAAACTCCTCTATTCAAATTCTGGTTTTTGGCCTTCTTGAATGTCCTAGGTTGGGTTATTGCAGCTCTACATGCTACCCTCCCTGCAGCTGCAGTCTGCCCTCTGCTGTTCTCGCCATGAACCCACTCTCTCATTTCTCTCGCGCAGCTCCTGTATTGGACTTCTCTTTGGCTCGCTGCTTCTGGACACATCCAGTGCAAGACTGTTGTTCTGTCATATTGCTACCTGTCTCCATCACTCTGCATTTACTGCTGCTGGTCCTCGCAGCTCATCAGACTTATTTTTGCCATAGTGTTGTTTAGTGTTTCAGTAGGTTCTGAGGTGGCCCTCCTCTGGTTTTCTCTGAGTTTGCTTGGTTAGATCATTTTGCATGTTGCATTACATAACTGGACACATCGCCTGTGACGTTAGTGTTTCACTGTCCAAATTTCAGATATTTCATTAATCCCTCCTTGAATGAAGGCACCAGCAGGAGGGGAAGAAAACATCCCTCTACGATCCCCGGTTAACACTGCCTTCTGTATTGGCAGGTGATGGCTCTTGCCAGCGTGGTCCAGCTGATGAAGGAATACCCACTGCAAGAGTATCGGATCCTGGACCGAGACCCTTCCTCCTAGAGCAAGAACAGCCACCAGCAGCTCCGAATGTCCACAGGATCTCTGCTCTTCCATCACACCTGAGCTCTGACCCTTGTTTTTCACGGACGTTCTCCTAGCAAGCCATGTGAGGGCTTTGGCAGAGTGGATCTCCAGGACTGGGACTGGCCTGTACCCTGCAGAACCATGCAACACGCAGAGAACAGCATCACACCGGACAAAAAGATGTTGGTATATTTAATTTACTACAGGTTTATTTTGATctgtggatttaaaaaaatctcaccCATAATGAGATTTACAGAAAAACTTACTATGTACAGAATGGTCTTTTGCTACAGAGGTCAATGTGGATCTTTCTGTACAGCCCCACTGGTGGAGGGGGTGACCAGTTGATAACGGCGTTTGATGGCTGTTATTTAAAAGTGCATTAGAAGTGATGGTCAGGCACCTTTCTTTCTGCCATGTGTAGTGTACTTCTAGCATTTCGCCTCGGTCACAAAAGGAAAACACTTGTAGCACTGAAGAGGAGCTCACCTGTTTCAGCATGCTGCCTGGTTCCCAGTAATCAGAATTAATTGGTATGTGGAttgtggtttttaaaatctaatgGAGAATTTAATAAAAGGTCCCAGAGAAAGGCATGTGTAGCACTTTGCTGCTTGTTGTAAAGGTATTTTGTAATTATGACAGCCTGTTAACCTTTTCTCAAACTTCTAGGTCTCcttaagtaatatttttttttctcgggtTTTAAGTACACTAAGCTGCTGCATAAAATTGCATGACTGTGTTCCATTTGTGGTTGCAGTGTTAGCTGTAGGACAGTGTCTTCTTACTTGCTTCCTCCTGGAATAAACTCAACATGCTGTGCATAAATAATCGGGCATTACAGTAGTTGGAGTATTTAGTCGGATTCCTACCTTCCTAAGGAGGGTGGCTTGTTATTGCTTTCAGAAAAGGAAATTCTCTGCTCAGGGATGTTAGAGAAGTTGAAAGCAGTACTAATACTGGTTTGACTTGATTACCTTGGAAAGGGTTTATCTGATGGACCAAGTGTATAGCTTTCAGAGGGAGAAGTGGAACCCTTAGGTTCACGCTGTACTTGCAGGAGAGATTTCTCCAGAAAATAAATGAGGTTTGTGTTTTCCAGAAATGAGATGACGGCTACTAAAGCCGTTCAGTCCCAGTCCCAGCATTATCGAACGCCACGGTTTTTCTGGGACTTGTGGGTCGTCTTGAATGTTcttgtttcattatttttttttctttattttcagataGGAAATTGCATTGTAACCCTTTTGCCGAATTGTTGAATGAGTACTTGTATTTTCCTGATGAAAGGGTAATGCTTGCGGAAAAATGCACTTTTTGGCACTTAATTAAAGTTATCTAATCCAGTACTAAAGGCACAGAATTTGCAATGTGTTCctgcttttattttctaaaaatgttaaatttgttGCAGATCCTTGAGAAGGCAATGTTGTACTGGAAGGGCCTTAAGTAAGTCCCTGTAACTGTTGCTTCATTTATTAGTCAGCCAGGGCACCTAACCGTTAGATCCAATCAATACATCAATCTGTTTTCAAACCGTTAAgcccctcacacacactcacacacttgcaccagggccaattttgtACAGGAGCctgttaacctaccagcatagCTATGGACTGGAGGGGACCTGGATGAAAATCACTCGGCCAGGGGAAGATCATGGAGATGACGCAGGAATtgtacccagggccccagcactgtgaggcagcaacgctGGCCACCGCACCACTGAGCTGCCCTCCAATCAAAAAGGTGTAAAACAGCAACTCGCAAACCTACAAGACAGCAGTGTGATGGGTGCAGTACTGAATCCCAGCTGGGATTCAATCACTATTGCTCAGAGACCAGGTCTGCAGCAGTGGGAGAACTCCTATGTTTCCAGGAATAAATGTTTAGTTTGGTAACATGGTCACTGTCACTGAGTGCTGCTTATCAGCATCATGGAGATAACATGCAGAAACAAATACAGCGTGTGCAGATGAGTCATCGCAGTGCCCATCTATCAGAAAGGGTAACTGTATTTGAGAAAAcagcttttcatcccaaaggatccccaAAGCACATTACACAGAAGAAGGGACACAGTCCACTGCTGAAGTGCACCACCTGCCGCTGCATGGCCAGAGCTAGAGTAGGAGCGGAAAGACTGCTGTGATCCGGGTCCGAGGGAATGTGGGAGGGTGTGCAGGGAGGATCAGGGATTGGGGGCAGGAGAGAGCAGCAGGCAGAGGAGGGAGCAGAGAACTGGATGCAAACAGCAATAAGGAGCCAGTGCAGGGATTTAGGCC contains:
- the tspan37 gene encoding tetraspanin 37; translation: MSEPRRRAQVALRIITQLLWLAGLLVGISSAYLLVRYKYCSLFFQDVFPTILFPTILAILAASFLVLSGVVGCRVSSKDSPCLQGIFVYFLIIVFCLVATTAAFAYSKSGQVDSELAPLQSVFESYNGSSQDPADHAVDSLQKELRCCGVRGFQDWLATPWFNHSGSLQVPLSCCNSTSHNCSGSVHQPELLYPQGCQEKLKDALTFILQVTLISAAVIAIIQVMALASVVQLMKEYPLQEYRILDRDPSS